One window of Hypanus sabinus isolate sHypSab1 chromosome 10, sHypSab1.hap1, whole genome shotgun sequence genomic DNA carries:
- the LOC132400778 gene encoding SCAN domain-containing protein 3-like, which translates to MTPSKLLRHLESKHPTLKDKHVEFFEWKKREQAGQKQVLRATNAAALRVSYLVAGCIAKTVGEELILPAAKDMCPELLGEAAANNVAQVSLSVTAVSRRIDDIAEDIEAQLLESPWYVTQVDESTDVNNRATLLVYVRHIFQDDVHEDMLCAELLPTNTTWTELFKSLNDYTSGKLDWSFCAGICTDRAAAMTGRLSGFTTRVKEVAPECQSIHCVRHREMLASRKMSPDLQHIE; encoded by the coding sequence ATGACGCCCTCAAagctgcttcggcaccttgagtccaagcaccctacacttaaagacaaacacgttgagttttttgagtggaaaaaacgtgagcaggcgggacagaagcaagtgctgagagccacaaatgctgctgctctgaggGTGTCATACTTAGTGGCTGGCTGTATTGCTAAGACTGTTGGTGAAGAActgattctgcctgctgccaaggacatgtgtcctgaactgttgggagaagctgcagctaacaatgtggcacaggtttctctttcagtTACCGCagtttcaaggagaatcgatGACATAGCGGAGGACATCGAAGCACAGCTGTTGGAGTCACCATGGTATGTTACCCAGGTCGACGAGTCTACCGATGTCAACAACAGGGCAACACTGCTGGTTTATGTGCGACATATATTTCAAGATGATGTGCACGAGGATATGTTGTGTGCAGAGCTGCTGCCAACTAACACAACTTGGACAGAACTATTCAAGTCTTTGAATGACTACACGTcaggcaaactggactggtcattctgtgCTGGAATATGCACAGACAGGGCTGCAGCTATGACTGGACggctgtctggtttcactacccgagtcaaagaggttgctcctgaatgccagtcCATACATTGTGTCAGACACAGGGAAATGCTGGCTAGCCGAAAAATGTCACCTGATCTACAGCATATTGAATGA